One Triticum dicoccoides isolate Atlit2015 ecotype Zavitan chromosome 5B, WEW_v2.0, whole genome shotgun sequence genomic window carries:
- the LOC119308160 gene encoding cx9C motif-containing protein 4-like, whose product MAQPSKEPCKKEACDIQACLSKNLFDSKKCLKVIQSLQSCCEQCEYKSTHCGSLSGLLKNISK is encoded by the exons ATGGCGCAGCCCAGCAAGGAGCCGTGCAAGAAGGAGGCGTGCGACATCCAGGCCTGCCTCTCCAAGAACCTCTTCGATTCCAAGAA GTGTTTGAAAGTTATTCAGTCACTACAATCTTGTTGTGAGCAATGCGAGTACAAATCAACACATTGTGGTTCTTTGTCGGGCTTGCTCAAAAACATTTCAAAGTGA
- the LOC119308158 gene encoding histone deacetylase 14-like isoform X4, with product MELLRIPLSLPILGGRVFPLLRQYCVYGTHDSLTWSSLQTTRRKQNLNGGRWSAQCATSHDGASVSHVNGAPKDSPLPDSLLRDARILYCASPPMGHNKEAHPESNKRVPAIVDALEKLELTPKHRGSQVLEIQNFYPASLDDVARVHSRTYITGLEKAMSKALDEGLIFIEGTGPTYATQTTFTESLLSAGAGITLVDSVVAASKLGLSPPLGFALIRPPGHHAVPEGPMGFCVFGNIAVAARYAQCQHGLKRVMIIDFDVHHGNGTCDAFYDDPDIFFLSTHQLGSYPGTGKMNLIGQGSGEGTTLNLPLPGGSGDYSMRCAFDEVIAPSAQRFKPDIILVSAGYDAHVLDPLAGLQFTTGTFYMLASSIKQLARELCSGRCVFFLEGGYNLQSLSSSVADTFRAFLDEPSLAAQFDDPAMLYEEPTRRIKEAIEKVRHLHSL from the exons ATGGAGCTTCTGCGGATACCACTATCCCTACCGATTCTTGGAG GAAGGGTGTTTCCTTTGCTCAGACAGTACTGTGTCTATGGAACACATGATTCCCTAACCTGGAGCAGCTTACAAACCACCAGGAGAAAGCAGAACCTGAATGGGGGTCGGTGGTCTGCACAGTGTGCGACGAGTCACGATGGAGCTTCTGTCTCACATGTAAATGGTGCTCCAAAGGATTCGCCTTTGCCGGATAGTTTGCTTCGTGATGCTCGCATCCTCTATTGTGCATCTCCTCCCATGGGTCATAACAAG GAAGCacatccagaatcaaacaaaagagTGCCAGCAATAGTTGATGCTCTCGAAAAATTGGAGCTTACACCAAAG CATCGGGGTTCACAGGTTCTTGAAATCCAAAATTTCTACCCTGCTTCACTTGATGATGTTGCACGAGTTCATTCAAGAACATACATCACTGGACTTGAAAAG GCTATGAGTAAGGCTTTGGATGAAGGTTTGATATTCATCGAAGGAACTGGACCAACATATGCTACACAGACT ACTTTCACAGAATCACTTCTTTCAGCTGGTGCTGGAATTACATTGGTTGATTCAGTG GTTGCAGCATCAAAGCTGGGCCTAAGTCCACCTCTTGGATTTGCGCTAATAAGGCCACCCGGACACCATGCTGTTCCTGAAGGTCCCATGGGCTTTTGCGTCTTTGGGAACATTGCAGTTGCAGCTCGGTACGCTCAGTGTCAACATGGATTGAAGCGAGTAATGATAATAGATTTTGATGTTCACCATGGCAATGGCACATGTGATGCCTTTTATGACGATCCAGACATCTTCTTCCTCTCAACCCACCAG CTAGGAAGCTATCCCGGTACTGGTAAGATGAATCTAATTGGTCAGGGCAGTGGCGAAGGAACAACGCTGAACCTGCCATTGCCCGGTGGCTCAGGTGACTACTCAATGAGGTGCGCCTTTGATGAGGTCATTGCTCCATCTGCGCAGCGGTTCAAGCCCGATATCATCCTCGTTTCAGCTGG CTACGACGCGCACGTGCTGGACCCTCTAGCGGGTCTGCAGTTCACGACGGGCACGTTCTACATGCTGGCGTCGAGCATCAAGCAGCTGGCCAGGGAGCTGTGCAGCGGCCGCTGCGTCTTCTTCCTGGAAGGTGGTTACAACCTGCAGTCGCTCTCCAGCTCTGTGGCTGACACCTTCCGTGCGTTCCTCGACGAGCCCAGCCTCGCTGCTCAGTTCGACGACCCGGCAATGTTGTACGAGGAGCCGACGCGGAGGATCAAGGAGGCGATCGAGAAGGTCAGGCATCTTCACTCGCTGTAG
- the LOC119308158 gene encoding histone deacetylase 14-like isoform X3, with product MELLRIPLSLPILGDSCLPLLSGRVFPLLRQYCVYGTHDSLTWSSLQTTRRKQNLNGGRWSAQCATSHDGASVSHVNGAPKDSPLPDSLLRDARILYCASPPMGHNKEAHPESNKRVPAIVDALEKLELTPKHRGSQVLEIQNFYPASLDDVARVHSRTYITGLEKAMSKALDEGLIFIEGTGPTYATQTTFTESLLSAGAGITLVDSVVAASKLGLSPPLGFALIRPPGHHAVPEGPMGFCVFGNIAVAARYAQCQHGLKRVMIIDFDVHHGNGTCDAFYDDPDIFFLSTHQLGSYPGTGKMNLIGQGSGEGTTLNLPLPGGSGDYSMRCAFDEVIAPSAQRFKPDIILVSAGYDAHVLDPLAGLQFTTGTFYMLASSIKQLARELCSGRCVFFLEGGYNLQSLSSSVADTFRAFLDEPSLAAQFDDPAMLYEEPTRRIKEAIEKVRHLHSL from the exons ATGGAGCTTCTGCGGATACCACTATCCCTACCGATTCTTGGAG ACAGCTGCCTGCCACTTCTCTCAGGAAGGGTGTTTCCTTTGCTCAGACAGTACTGTGTCTATGGAACACATGATTCCCTAACCTGGAGCAGCTTACAAACCACCAGGAGAAAGCAGAACCTGAATGGGGGTCGGTGGTCTGCACAGTGTGCGACGAGTCACGATGGAGCTTCTGTCTCACATGTAAATGGTGCTCCAAAGGATTCGCCTTTGCCGGATAGTTTGCTTCGTGATGCTCGCATCCTCTATTGTGCATCTCCTCCCATGGGTCATAACAAG GAAGCacatccagaatcaaacaaaagagTGCCAGCAATAGTTGATGCTCTCGAAAAATTGGAGCTTACACCAAAG CATCGGGGTTCACAGGTTCTTGAAATCCAAAATTTCTACCCTGCTTCACTTGATGATGTTGCACGAGTTCATTCAAGAACATACATCACTGGACTTGAAAAG GCTATGAGTAAGGCTTTGGATGAAGGTTTGATATTCATCGAAGGAACTGGACCAACATATGCTACACAGACT ACTTTCACAGAATCACTTCTTTCAGCTGGTGCTGGAATTACATTGGTTGATTCAGTG GTTGCAGCATCAAAGCTGGGCCTAAGTCCACCTCTTGGATTTGCGCTAATAAGGCCACCCGGACACCATGCTGTTCCTGAAGGTCCCATGGGCTTTTGCGTCTTTGGGAACATTGCAGTTGCAGCTCGGTACGCTCAGTGTCAACATGGATTGAAGCGAGTAATGATAATAGATTTTGATGTTCACCATGGCAATGGCACATGTGATGCCTTTTATGACGATCCAGACATCTTCTTCCTCTCAACCCACCAG CTAGGAAGCTATCCCGGTACTGGTAAGATGAATCTAATTGGTCAGGGCAGTGGCGAAGGAACAACGCTGAACCTGCCATTGCCCGGTGGCTCAGGTGACTACTCAATGAGGTGCGCCTTTGATGAGGTCATTGCTCCATCTGCGCAGCGGTTCAAGCCCGATATCATCCTCGTTTCAGCTGG CTACGACGCGCACGTGCTGGACCCTCTAGCGGGTCTGCAGTTCACGACGGGCACGTTCTACATGCTGGCGTCGAGCATCAAGCAGCTGGCCAGGGAGCTGTGCAGCGGCCGCTGCGTCTTCTTCCTGGAAGGTGGTTACAACCTGCAGTCGCTCTCCAGCTCTGTGGCTGACACCTTCCGTGCGTTCCTCGACGAGCCCAGCCTCGCTGCTCAGTTCGACGACCCGGCAATGTTGTACGAGGAGCCGACGCGGAGGATCAAGGAGGCGATCGAGAAGGTCAGGCATCTTCACTCGCTGTAG
- the LOC119308158 gene encoding histone deacetylase 14-like isoform X1: MLPLVDATTCLCKCPAVTRSPLYQSSCCLPLLSGRVFPLLRQYCVYGTHDSLTWSSLQTTRRKQNLNGGRWSAQCATSHDGASVSHVNGAPKDSPLPDSLLRDARILYCASPPMGHNKEAHPESNKRVPAIVDALEKLELTPKHRGSQVLEIQNFYPASLDDVARVHSRTYITGLEKAMSKALDEGLIFIEGTGPTYATQTTFTESLLSAGAGITLVDSVVAASKLGLSPPLGFALIRPPGHHAVPEGPMGFCVFGNIAVAARYAQCQHGLKRVMIIDFDVHHGNGTCDAFYDDPDIFFLSTHQLGSYPGTGKMNLIGQGSGEGTTLNLPLPGGSGDYSMRCAFDEVIAPSAQRFKPDIILVSAGYDAHVLDPLAGLQFTTGTFYMLASSIKQLARELCSGRCVFFLEGGYNLQSLSSSVADTFRAFLDEPSLAAQFDDPAMLYEEPTRRIKEAIEKVRHLHSL; encoded by the exons ATGCTTCCACTAGTAGATGCCACTACCTGCTTGTGTAAATGCCCAGCCGTAACTAGGTCCCCACTTTACCAGAGTTCTTG CTGCCTGCCACTTCTCTCAGGAAGGGTGTTTCCTTTGCTCAGACAGTACTGTGTCTATGGAACACATGATTCCCTAACCTGGAGCAGCTTACAAACCACCAGGAGAAAGCAGAACCTGAATGGGGGTCGGTGGTCTGCACAGTGTGCGACGAGTCACGATGGAGCTTCTGTCTCACATGTAAATGGTGCTCCAAAGGATTCGCCTTTGCCGGATAGTTTGCTTCGTGATGCTCGCATCCTCTATTGTGCATCTCCTCCCATGGGTCATAACAAG GAAGCacatccagaatcaaacaaaagagTGCCAGCAATAGTTGATGCTCTCGAAAAATTGGAGCTTACACCAAAG CATCGGGGTTCACAGGTTCTTGAAATCCAAAATTTCTACCCTGCTTCACTTGATGATGTTGCACGAGTTCATTCAAGAACATACATCACTGGACTTGAAAAG GCTATGAGTAAGGCTTTGGATGAAGGTTTGATATTCATCGAAGGAACTGGACCAACATATGCTACACAGACT ACTTTCACAGAATCACTTCTTTCAGCTGGTGCTGGAATTACATTGGTTGATTCAGTG GTTGCAGCATCAAAGCTGGGCCTAAGTCCACCTCTTGGATTTGCGCTAATAAGGCCACCCGGACACCATGCTGTTCCTGAAGGTCCCATGGGCTTTTGCGTCTTTGGGAACATTGCAGTTGCAGCTCGGTACGCTCAGTGTCAACATGGATTGAAGCGAGTAATGATAATAGATTTTGATGTTCACCATGGCAATGGCACATGTGATGCCTTTTATGACGATCCAGACATCTTCTTCCTCTCAACCCACCAG CTAGGAAGCTATCCCGGTACTGGTAAGATGAATCTAATTGGTCAGGGCAGTGGCGAAGGAACAACGCTGAACCTGCCATTGCCCGGTGGCTCAGGTGACTACTCAATGAGGTGCGCCTTTGATGAGGTCATTGCTCCATCTGCGCAGCGGTTCAAGCCCGATATCATCCTCGTTTCAGCTGG CTACGACGCGCACGTGCTGGACCCTCTAGCGGGTCTGCAGTTCACGACGGGCACGTTCTACATGCTGGCGTCGAGCATCAAGCAGCTGGCCAGGGAGCTGTGCAGCGGCCGCTGCGTCTTCTTCCTGGAAGGTGGTTACAACCTGCAGTCGCTCTCCAGCTCTGTGGCTGACACCTTCCGTGCGTTCCTCGACGAGCCCAGCCTCGCTGCTCAGTTCGACGACCCGGCAATGTTGTACGAGGAGCCGACGCGGAGGATCAAGGAGGCGATCGAGAAGGTCAGGCATCTTCACTCGCTGTAG
- the LOC119308158 gene encoding histone deacetylase 14-like isoform X2, translated as MLPLVDATTCLCKCPAVTSCLPLLSGRVFPLLRQYCVYGTHDSLTWSSLQTTRRKQNLNGGRWSAQCATSHDGASVSHVNGAPKDSPLPDSLLRDARILYCASPPMGHNKEAHPESNKRVPAIVDALEKLELTPKHRGSQVLEIQNFYPASLDDVARVHSRTYITGLEKAMSKALDEGLIFIEGTGPTYATQTTFTESLLSAGAGITLVDSVVAASKLGLSPPLGFALIRPPGHHAVPEGPMGFCVFGNIAVAARYAQCQHGLKRVMIIDFDVHHGNGTCDAFYDDPDIFFLSTHQLGSYPGTGKMNLIGQGSGEGTTLNLPLPGGSGDYSMRCAFDEVIAPSAQRFKPDIILVSAGYDAHVLDPLAGLQFTTGTFYMLASSIKQLARELCSGRCVFFLEGGYNLQSLSSSVADTFRAFLDEPSLAAQFDDPAMLYEEPTRRIKEAIEKVRHLHSL; from the exons ATGCTTCCACTAGTAGATGCCACTACCTGCTTGTGTAAATGCCCAGCCGTAACTAG CTGCCTGCCACTTCTCTCAGGAAGGGTGTTTCCTTTGCTCAGACAGTACTGTGTCTATGGAACACATGATTCCCTAACCTGGAGCAGCTTACAAACCACCAGGAGAAAGCAGAACCTGAATGGGGGTCGGTGGTCTGCACAGTGTGCGACGAGTCACGATGGAGCTTCTGTCTCACATGTAAATGGTGCTCCAAAGGATTCGCCTTTGCCGGATAGTTTGCTTCGTGATGCTCGCATCCTCTATTGTGCATCTCCTCCCATGGGTCATAACAAG GAAGCacatccagaatcaaacaaaagagTGCCAGCAATAGTTGATGCTCTCGAAAAATTGGAGCTTACACCAAAG CATCGGGGTTCACAGGTTCTTGAAATCCAAAATTTCTACCCTGCTTCACTTGATGATGTTGCACGAGTTCATTCAAGAACATACATCACTGGACTTGAAAAG GCTATGAGTAAGGCTTTGGATGAAGGTTTGATATTCATCGAAGGAACTGGACCAACATATGCTACACAGACT ACTTTCACAGAATCACTTCTTTCAGCTGGTGCTGGAATTACATTGGTTGATTCAGTG GTTGCAGCATCAAAGCTGGGCCTAAGTCCACCTCTTGGATTTGCGCTAATAAGGCCACCCGGACACCATGCTGTTCCTGAAGGTCCCATGGGCTTTTGCGTCTTTGGGAACATTGCAGTTGCAGCTCGGTACGCTCAGTGTCAACATGGATTGAAGCGAGTAATGATAATAGATTTTGATGTTCACCATGGCAATGGCACATGTGATGCCTTTTATGACGATCCAGACATCTTCTTCCTCTCAACCCACCAG CTAGGAAGCTATCCCGGTACTGGTAAGATGAATCTAATTGGTCAGGGCAGTGGCGAAGGAACAACGCTGAACCTGCCATTGCCCGGTGGCTCAGGTGACTACTCAATGAGGTGCGCCTTTGATGAGGTCATTGCTCCATCTGCGCAGCGGTTCAAGCCCGATATCATCCTCGTTTCAGCTGG CTACGACGCGCACGTGCTGGACCCTCTAGCGGGTCTGCAGTTCACGACGGGCACGTTCTACATGCTGGCGTCGAGCATCAAGCAGCTGGCCAGGGAGCTGTGCAGCGGCCGCTGCGTCTTCTTCCTGGAAGGTGGTTACAACCTGCAGTCGCTCTCCAGCTCTGTGGCTGACACCTTCCGTGCGTTCCTCGACGAGCCCAGCCTCGCTGCTCAGTTCGACGACCCGGCAATGTTGTACGAGGAGCCGACGCGGAGGATCAAGGAGGCGATCGAGAAGGTCAGGCATCTTCACTCGCTGTAG